The window TGCGACGCCGCCAGCCGTTGTCACCGGGGGTCAGTACGGTGATCTCGCTACGGACGTCGGTGAGGGTGACCAGCAGCAGATGGTTGCGGGTCCAGGCGTGGTAGCTGTAGGCGGAGCGCTCGGTCGGCTCGAAGACCGTGGTCAACTCCCGTTTGCCGGCCAAGAACTCGTCGACCGGGGTGACCAGCACCGCGCCGGCCGGGTAGGTGACGTCACCGGCCTGCCAGTCGCTGCGCAGCTCAACCAGCAGCCACTGCCGATGCAGGTCGATCTCGGCGTCCGACGGCACGTCGACCAGGCCCCAACTGCCGTCGGGCCGCAGCAGGTAGGTCCGGTTACGAAAGAACTCGGTGCGCCGTACCGCCAGATCGCGCTCGTAGCCGGCGGTTGGATCGTGCACCACGGAGACGGTGACGTCGTCGGCCTCGCCGGCGAACGCCAGCGGGGCGTCGGCCAACGCGGTGCCGCGCCGCCAGCGCCGGATGGTCCGCGGGTAGCCGGAGTTGGTGACGGTGCCGGGCCCGAAGTCGGTGCCCACGTAGATGTGGTCGCGGTCGATCCAGCAGACGGTGCTCTTCGCCTCCGCGACATGGAAACCGTCCGGCACGAAGTCGCGGGTGGTCAGGTCGAACTCGCGGACCACCGCGGCGTCCGATCCGCCCCGGGACAGCACCACCAGGCACCGGTCGTACCCCGGACGCAGCACGTGGGCACCCTTCCAGACCCAGTTCTCCCCTTCGACCCGGGCGAGTTCGTCGAGGTCGAGCAGGATCTCCCAGCTCGGCTGCGGCCGCCGGAACTCGTCGAGGGTGGCCCGCCGCCACACCCCGCGGGGATGTCCGGCGTCCTGCCAGAAGTTGTAGAGGTGGTCCCCGCGCCAGGTCGGGTCGGGGATCTTGTCGGCGGAGTCGAGCACCTGCTTGATCTGGTCCCGCAGCTGGGTGAACCCCGGCTCGGCGGTCCAGCCGGCGGCGGTCTCCGCGTTGCGGTCGCGGACCCAGTCCAGGGCCGCGTCACCGAGCACCTCCTCCAACCAGAGGTACGGATCGTCACCGTGTGCCGCCCGGCCGTCCTTCGCCATCCGTCTGCTCCTCCCCCGCCCCCGGCCCGCTCTGCGGGGGTACGCACCAGGATAGGCAAACTCGTCGTACCGCACCGCCCACCAGTGGGTGCCGCCCAGGGCCGGCCGCGAACG is drawn from Micromonospora sp. Llam0 and contains these coding sequences:
- a CDS encoding prolyl oligopeptidase family protein; translation: MAKDGRAAHGDDPYLWLEEVLGDAALDWVRDRNAETAAGWTAEPGFTQLRDQIKQVLDSADKIPDPTWRGDHLYNFWQDAGHPRGVWRRATLDEFRRPQPSWEILLDLDELARVEGENWVWKGAHVLRPGYDRCLVVLSRGGSDAAVVREFDLTTRDFVPDGFHVAEAKSTVCWIDRDHIYVGTDFGPGTVTNSGYPRTIRRWRRGTALADAPLAFAGEADDVTVSVVHDPTAGYERDLAVRRTEFFRNRTYLLRPDGSWGLVDVPSDAEIDLHRQWLLVELRSDWQAGDVTYPAGAVLVTPVDEFLAGKRELTTVFEPTERSAYSYHAWTRNHLLLVTLTDVRSEITVLTPGDNGWRRRTLPDAGGFDHTDVADTEPDRGDEFLLHTAGFIRPPTLLHGTVDGPTQPVKTGPAFFAADQMTVRQFFAVSADGTEVPYFLVTPGETSPPGPAAGLTLMTGYGGFEVAWTPTYSGIVGAGWLARGGSFVVANIRGGGEYGPRWHTAALRENRLRAYEDFAAVATDLVARGLSSPDRLGAYGGSNGGLLMGVMLTRCPELFGAVVGQVPLLDMRRYHKLLAGASWMAEYGDPDDPADWAFLREYSPYQNVRRGTAYPPSLFLTSTRDDRVHPGHARKMVARLREYGHDVTYHENVEGGHSAAADNAQQAFKWALLLEFVRRTLTGERRAASDAVGGLLGNR